A single region of the Actinoplanes sp. SE50/110 genome encodes:
- a CDS encoding MerR family transcriptional regulator, with protein sequence MESQVDLKSTSDDPVLGIGQAGQRFGVAAHVLRHWESMGLLSPERTRDGHRRYHRADLIRIAVILRAKDAGLSLDAIHHMITCDDPGTRQQALQHQRDALAERIARQQAALALLDCALTCSHRDVATCPHFQQMIAQRAGLA encoded by the coding sequence GTGGAGTCTCAGGTCGACCTCAAGTCAACCTCTGATGATCCGGTCCTGGGCATCGGGCAGGCCGGGCAGCGCTTCGGTGTCGCCGCGCACGTGCTGCGGCACTGGGAGTCGATGGGGCTGCTGAGCCCCGAACGCACCCGCGACGGTCACCGCCGCTACCACCGGGCCGACCTCATCCGCATCGCGGTCATCCTGCGCGCCAAGGACGCCGGCCTGAGTCTCGACGCCATCCACCACATGATCACCTGCGACGATCCGGGCACCCGGCAGCAGGCATTGCAGCACCAGCGCGACGCTCTGGCCGAGCGCATCGCCCGCCAGCAAGCCGCGCTCGCCCTCTTGGACTGCGCCCTCACCTGCAGCCACCGGGACGTCGCCACCTGCCCGCACTTTCAGCAGATGATCGCCCAGCGCGCCGGCCTGGCCTGA
- a CDS encoding HAMP domain-containing sensor histidine kinase produces MAEPQRPYRWRRLPLRVRLVAGFAIAMLIVLTGAGGFVYLRVRYALDLRLNEDLIAQAGQLTSSVNSGGPPAVTTGTEYQLLDAANQVVAASTGLNGTSLLSSGQLATARTTAVRTDRGPLFPIHADTLRLYAIPVHPVSGSATVAVVALRRDQRDEALRELIGQLALANLAALAIASMVSYRLTRAALAPVERYRTEATRIAGGATGLRLAVPQRTDDEITRLGNTLNQMLAALETALDRERQFVHDASHELRTPLTLISTEIELALRRPRSTAELEETLRNVAGDADRLRELADTLLTVGVQPPPAPGDTVDLGALAVDAAARYPNTHAEQHAPAVAFGDATRLQQVVTNLLDNATRHGTPPITITTGRHSDAAYLRVHDHGPGMDPGFLAHATARFTRADTARSTPGTGLGLAVVEAIITAQHGELRLCANGTHHRVGTHFPTGCDHPDNGTTITVLLPAATASEPAR; encoded by the coding sequence ATGGCCGAACCGCAACGCCCGTACCGGTGGCGGCGCCTGCCGCTGCGGGTCCGGCTGGTCGCCGGGTTCGCCATCGCCATGCTGATCGTGCTCACGGGCGCGGGCGGGTTCGTCTATCTGCGCGTGCGCTATGCCCTCGACCTGCGCCTCAACGAGGATCTCATCGCCCAGGCCGGCCAACTGACCAGCTCGGTGAATTCCGGCGGCCCGCCCGCCGTCACCACCGGCACCGAATACCAGCTGCTGGACGCCGCGAACCAGGTGGTGGCCGCGAGCACCGGCCTCAACGGCACTTCGCTGCTGAGCAGCGGCCAACTCGCCACCGCCCGCACGACCGCCGTCCGCACCGACCGCGGCCCGCTGTTTCCCATCCACGCCGACACCCTGCGCCTGTACGCCATCCCCGTGCACCCCGTCAGCGGGTCGGCGACGGTCGCCGTCGTCGCCCTGCGCCGCGACCAGCGCGATGAAGCCCTGCGCGAACTGATCGGCCAGCTCGCCCTGGCCAACCTCGCGGCCCTCGCTATCGCTTCGATGGTCAGCTACCGGCTCACCCGCGCCGCGCTCGCCCCCGTCGAGCGTTACCGCACCGAGGCCACCCGCATCGCCGGCGGCGCCACCGGCCTGCGGCTGGCCGTCCCGCAACGCACCGACGACGAGATCACCCGCCTGGGAAACACCCTCAACCAGATGCTCGCCGCCCTCGAAACAGCGCTGGATCGCGAACGGCAGTTCGTACACGACGCCAGCCACGAACTACGCACGCCATTGACGCTGATCAGCACCGAGATCGAGCTGGCCCTGCGCCGCCCGCGCAGCACCGCCGAACTCGAGGAGACCCTGCGCAACGTCGCCGGTGACGCCGACCGGCTCCGCGAGCTCGCCGACACACTGCTCACCGTCGGCGTCCAGCCGCCACCCGCGCCGGGCGACACCGTCGACCTCGGCGCACTCGCTGTTGACGCTGCGGCCCGCTACCCGAACACCCACGCCGAGCAGCACGCGCCGGCCGTGGCGTTCGGCGACGCCACCCGGCTCCAGCAGGTGGTCACCAACCTGCTCGACAACGCCACCCGCCACGGCACACCACCGATCACCATCACCACCGGCCGCCACAGCGACGCCGCCTACCTGCGCGTGCACGACCACGGACCGGGTATGGACCCCGGCTTCCTCGCCCACGCCACGGCCCGCTTCACCCGCGCCGACACCGCCCGCAGCACCCCGGGCACCGGCCTGGGCCTGGCCGTCGTCGAAGCCATCATCACCGCCCAGCACGGCGAGCTGCGACTGTGTGCCAACGGCACCCACCACCGCGTCGGCACCCACTTCCCGACCGGCTGCGACCACCCCGACAACGGCACCACCATCACGGTCCTGTTACCCGCCGCGACCGCATCTGAGCCGGCCCGATGA
- a CDS encoding methyltransferase domain-containing protein has translation MAELAGRGVTAIGVDVSEAMVALGRSRYPGADLRVGAAEQLPLGDGKAAGYRADKVFHELSDPAAAVAEARRVLRPGGRIVLLGQDWDTIVIDADDGSLTRRIVQARADAVRWPRVARAYRTLLLDAGFEQVSLQVRTGVFTGGLMLPMLTGFAHAAVKAAAITPAQADTWLAEQRNRAAVDRFLLALPLFVGAATNPDRR, from the coding sequence GTGGCCGAGCTGGCTGGCCGGGGTGTCACCGCGATCGGCGTCGACGTGTCCGAGGCCATGGTGGCTCTTGGCCGGAGCCGGTATCCGGGGGCCGATCTGCGGGTCGGGGCCGCGGAGCAGCTACCCCTGGGCGACGGTAAGGCCGCCGGGTACCGGGCCGACAAGGTGTTCCATGAACTGAGCGACCCGGCGGCGGCCGTGGCCGAGGCGCGGCGGGTGCTGCGGCCGGGTGGCCGCATCGTGCTGCTTGGCCAGGACTGGGACACGATCGTGATCGACGCTGATGACGGCTCGCTGACCCGGCGCATCGTGCAGGCCCGCGCCGATGCCGTTCGCTGGCCGCGGGTGGCTCGCGCCTATCGGACGCTGCTGCTCGACGCAGGCTTCGAGCAGGTGTCTTTGCAGGTGCGCACGGGCGTGTTCACCGGCGGGCTCATGCTGCCCATGCTCACCGGCTTCGCCCATGCTGCGGTCAAGGCCGCGGCGATCACGCCCGCGCAGGCCGACACCTGGCTGGCGGAGCAACGTAATCGTGCGGCAGTCGATCGGTTTCTGCTCGCCCTGCCCCTTTTCGTCGGCGCAGCGACCAACCCGGACCGCAGGTAA